The nucleotide window GTCAACAATCAGCACTTCATATCACATATATATCCTGACTTGCCCAATTCATCTCGCCATTAATTACTTTGGCAAATTCCCCTATTTATATATACTTGTCTACTCTGCATAACAGCAGCAGCAACCGATCCTTGGGAGTTGAGTTCCACTAGGTCACAATGGCTGCGACGACGAGGGTATCTCTCGCTCTCCTGctcgtcggcgtcggcgtcgtcCTCACGGCGCAGCTGTGCGCTTGCACGGCGTACGGCTGCGATGGGTTCAGTGTGGAGTTCATCCACCGCGACTCCGTCGGGTCGCCGTTCCACGATCCCTCGCTCACCGCGCACGGGCGCGTGGTCAAGGCGCTCGCGCGCTCCTACGCCCGCGCCGACGCACCGTCGGCCCACGGCGTCGTGTCTGAGCTCACCTCCACGCCGTTCGAGTACCTGATGGCCGTGAACGTGGGCACGCCGCCCACCCGTCTGCTCGCCATCGCCGACACCGGCAGCGACCTGATCTGGCTCAACTGCAGCAAGAAGGGAGCCCACGGTCCTGGCCCGGCGTTTGCCGGCGACGCGCCCTCGCCCCCGCCGCGGCCGGGCGTCGTGTTCGACCCCTCCAAGTCCAAGACGTACCGCCTCGTGGGCTGCGACTCCGGCGCGTGCCGCGCTCTCCCGGACTCGTCCTGCGCCGGCGGCGACAAGTGcacctactactactactacggCGACGGCTCcgcgacgagcggcctcctctccACCGAGACCTTCACCTTCGCCGACGCCCCCGGCGCCCGCTGCGGCGACCGCACGACGCGCGTGCCAAACGTCAACTTCGGCTGCGGCACGAACTTTGTCGGCTCCTTCATCGGGGACGGCCTCGTCGGCCTCGGCAACACCAACCTCTCCCTCGTCACGCAGCTCGGCGCACACGCCTCGGTCGGCCGGAGGTTCTCCTACTGCCTCGTGCCCTACTCCATCAACGCCTCCTCCGCGCTCAACTTCGGCGCCCGCGCCGCCGTGACGGACCCGGGCGCGGCCACGACGCCGCTGATCCCGTCCAGGGTGAGGACCTACTACACCATCGAGCTCGCGTCCGTCAAGGTCGGCAGCGCGACCTACAGGGCGCCGCGCCAGACCCCCGCCATCGTCGACTCCGGCACGACGCTGACGTTCCTCGACAAGGCGCTGCTAGACCCGCTTGTGAAGGAGCTGGCCGGGCGGATCAAGCTCCCGAAGGCCCCGCCGCCGGAGGACCTCGAACTGCCGCTGTGCTACAACGTGAGCGGGCTAAAGGAGGGGCAGATCGCGGCGAAGATCCCCGACGTGAAGCTGGGGCTGGGCGGCGGTGCGACGGTGACGCTGAAGCCGTTGAACACGTTCGTGGTGGTGCAGGCGGAGACCCTGTGCCTGGCGATTGCGCCGGCGTCGGAGCGCCTTCCGACGTCGATCATCGGGAACATCGCGCAGCAGAACATGCACGTCGGGTACGACCTCGACAAGCGCACCGTCACCTTCGCCGCAGCCGACTGCGCGAGGTCGCACCACGGCCGCGGCCACGGCCACGCGCCCGCACCGGCCCATCATGCCCACGCTCGCGCACCCGCCCCCGCCCCGGCACATGCCCCCTCCCGCGCACCCGCCCCCGCACCCGCACATGAGCGGCTCCGTGTAGGCGTGTAGCCATAAATCTGTAAACCGTCTGcttattttttttctttgaaAATGATCACCGTTACTAGCAGTTGGTATTTTCAGACGAGGGGATGTTTATTTTCTTGTGGCCGCGTGCATCAACATTGTGAAACCAAAAC belongs to Triticum urartu cultivar G1812 chromosome 7, Tu2.1, whole genome shotgun sequence and includes:
- the LOC125524324 gene encoding aspartic proteinase CDR1-like — protein: MAATTRVSLALLLVGVGVVLTAQLCACTAYGCDGFSVEFIHRDSVGSPFHDPSLTAHGRVVKALARSYARADAPSAHGVVSELTSTPFEYLMAVNVGTPPTRLLAIADTGSDLIWLNCSKKGAHGPGPAFAGDAPSPPPRPGVVFDPSKSKTYRLVGCDSGACRALPDSSCAGGDKCTYYYYYGDGSATSGLLSTETFTFADAPGARCGDRTTRVPNVNFGCGTNFVGSFIGDGLVGLGNTNLSLVTQLGAHASVGRRFSYCLVPYSINASSALNFGARAAVTDPGAATTPLIPSRVRTYYTIELASVKVGSATYRAPRQTPAIVDSGTTLTFLDKALLDPLVKELAGRIKLPKAPPPEDLELPLCYNVSGLKEGQIAAKIPDVKLGLGGGATVTLKPLNTFVVVQAETLCLAIAPASERLPTSIIGNIAQQNMHVGYDLDKRTVTFAAADCARSHHGRGHGHAPAPAHHAHARAPAPAPAHAPSRAPAPAPAHERLRVGV